The following nucleotide sequence is from Thermostaphylospora chromogena.
AGGGCCGCGGGGTCGTCGGTGATGTCCCGCGGCGCGGGCCTGCCCCATTCGGCCATCTTCGCCAGGAAGATCTCCCGGATCTCCGAGCGGTTGCGGTGGATGGCCGGAACCAGGATGTGCGAGGGCCGGTCGTCGCCGAGTTGCACGATCAGCTCGGCGAGGTCGGTCTCGTAGGCGGTGATGCCGTGCGCGGCCAGCGCCTCGTTCAGCCCGATCTCCTGGGTGGCCATCGACTTGACCTTGACGACCGACGTCTCCCCGGTGGCCTTGACCAGGTCGGTGACGATTCGGTTGGCCTCCGCGGCGTCGGCGGCCCAGTGCACGTGACCGCCCGCCGCGCGCACCGCCTCCTCCATCTGCACCAGGTAGGTGTCGAGGTTGCGGAGCGTGTGATCCTTGATCGCCTTTCCGGCGGCGCGCAGCTCCGCCCAGTCGGGCAGTTCGCCGACGACGCCGGCGCGCTTGCCGCGGATGGTGCGGGTGGCCTTGCGGAGGTTGAAGCGGAGCTGGGAGTTCTGCACGGCCCGCGCGGCGTTCGCGGGAAACGCGGGCATGCCGAGGAACGTGCCGCTCATCGGCTCTCCTCCGTGGCAGCGAGGATCTCGGCCAGGTGCATGACGCGTACGCCGGCACGCTGCCGCCGCAGCGTGCCGCCGATGTGCATCAGGCACGAGTTGTCGGCGGCGCAGAGCACTTCGGCTCCGCTGTCCAGCACGCCGCGTACCTTGTCGGCGCACATCGCCGAGGAGACCGCGGGGTTCTTCAGCGCGAAGGTGCCGCCGAATCCGCAGCACTCCTCGGCGCCGGGCAGCGGGACGAGCTCCAGGCCGCGCACCCGTTCCAGCAGCCGGGTGGGGCGGTCGCCGAGCCGCAGACCGCGCAGCGAGTGACACGTCGGGTGGTAGGTCACCCGATGCGGGAAGTACGCCCCCACGTCGGTCACCTCCAGTACGTCCACCAGGAACTCCGACAGCTCGTACACCGGCGGCAGGTCGAGCGGCGCCAGGCGGGGATACTGCTCGCGGATCATCGCGGTGCACGATCCCGACGGGACCACCACCGCGTCGTATCCGGCGAAGACCTGTGCGAAGCGCCGGGCCAGCCGTACCCCTTCGGCGCGGTATCCGGTGTTGACGTGCATCTGGCCGCAGCAGCTCTGCGCGACGGGGAACTCGACCTCGCACCCCAGGCGGCGCAGGAGCGACACCGTCGCCCGGCCCGTTCCGGGGTACAGCGTGTCATTGACGCACGTGACGAAGAGGGCGACGCGCACTGATCTCCTTCCCGCGGCTACCCCATATGGTCAGACCACAGTATGGTCTGACCATATGGGGTCACAAGACACCGCCCCCGCCGGCCGGGACGGACGCCGGGCGCGCGCCTTCGAAGACGTGCTCGCCCAGATCGAACGGCGCATCGCCGAGGACGGGCTCACCGTCGGCGACCGGCTGCCGGGCGAGCGCCACCTGGCCGAGCAGCTCGGGGTGAGCCGCGCGTCGGTGCGCGAGGCGCTACGCGTGCTGGAGGCGCTGGGCGTGGTGTCCTCCCAGGTGGGACGGGGGCCGGACGCCGGGGCCGTGCTCACCGCGCGCCCCGCCACCACCCTGACCGACCTGCTCCGCCTCCATCTCGGGCTGTCCAGCCTGTCGCCGCGCGAGGTGGTCGAGACGCGCATGATGATCGAGCAGTGGTCGGCGGGCCGGGCCGCGGGACGCGCCGCCCCCGAGCCGTTGGCGCGCATGCGCGCGGCGCTGGACGGCATGGCGCGGGCCGCCACGGTCGAGGAGTTCGTCCGGCATGACGCGAGCTTCCATCTGACGATCGCCGAGCTGTCGGGCAACCGGCTGCTCGCCGCCACCATGCGCGCCGTCCGCGCCGCCGTCGAAGAGCACGCGGTGCGCGCGGTACGGCGGCTCGGCACCACCGAAGGGCTGATGGCCGACCATCACCGCATCTACGAGGCGATCGCGACCGGGGACGGGACCGCGGCGATCGCGGCGATCGCCGCCCACCTCGCCCGCGCCTACCCCGACACCGTCCCGCATGACGCCCGCGGCGGCGCCCTCCCGGGCCGGGAGGCGGCGGAAGAGCCGGCGTGAACCGCCGCCCGGAGCGGCCCTCGGGTCCCGCCCGCCGGAAGGCGCCCCTCAGGAGTCGGCGGTGCGGCACTCCGCGCCCGAGCAGGACGCCATCCGCTCCAGGTCGCGCGCCAGCCTCTCGACCAGCCGCGGCGACGCCTCCGTGACGATGTTGTCGAGCTGGAACGGGTCGGTGTACAGGTCGAACAGCTGACGGTCGCCGGTGGCGTACTCGACGTAGGTGTACCGCTCGGTGCGCAGCGCCCGGTAGGGCGGCACGGGTTTGCCCCGCGTGGGTTCGAACGCCTGCCCCCGGTAGAACTCGATCAGCACGCGTTTGCGCCATGGACCGTCGGCGCGGCCGTCGAACAGCGGAACCAGCGAGCGCCCCTCGGCGAACGCGGGAACCTGGGCACCCGCCAGTTCGGCGAGGGTGGGTCCGAGGTCCACGGTCGCGGCCAGCTCCCGGACGGTGATGCCCGGCTCGACGCCGGGACCGCGCACCGCCATCGGCACCCGGATGCTCTCCTCGTACGGGGTGGTCTTGCCCATGACCAGACGGCGGGTGCCGAGGTGGAAGCCGTTGTCGGAGGTGAAGATCAGATAGGTGTCGTCCAGCTTGCCGGTGGCGCGCAGCGTCTCCACCAGCGCACCCACCATGTCGTCCACGCCGAGCATGGCGCGCAGCCGCCGCCGGTACAGTTCGTCGACCGTCTCGATGTCCTGCTCGCTGAGCCGGGGCAGGGCGCGCAGCCACGCCGGCTCGTCCGGGGTCTCCTCCTGGTCGAACGCGGGTGTGCGAGGGGCGCGCAGGCCCGCGAAGGCGTCGGCGTGGCGCGGTGCGGGGTTGGCCGGACGGTGCGGGGCGATGGGGGTGAGATAGAGGAAGAACGGGTCCTCGCCCGCGACGATGAAATCGGCGGCCTTGGCGGTGAGCACGTCGGACAGGTAGTCCTCGGCGCTCAGGCCGTACTCGCGCAGGACGCCGTTCTCGTTGAGCGTGTAGCCGTACTCCTCATACAGCCGTTTGACCGGAACATGCCATTCGTCCCAACCCGGAGGCACGTACGAGGGGGATGCGGCGGCGCCGGGATAGTGGTTGAGGTACTTGCCCATCAACGCCGTGCGATATCCCGCCTGCTGCAGCCAGGTACCGATGGTGGAACGTTCCAGATCTTGTTCATGGAAAGCGGCGAAACCGCCCTCGGGAGCGGTGTTGGTCAGCACGCCGTGGCTGTGCACGTACTGCGAGCGCAGGATGGTGCTGCGGGACGGGCAGCACCACGGGTTGGCGGTGAAGAAGTTGTCGAAGGTCGCACCCTGCCGGACGATCTGGGCGTAGATGTTGGGGAACAGCCGGAGATCGACGCTGTCGAGATCATCGGCCACGATGAGCACGATGTTGGGCTGCTTCCGGGTTCCGGCGTCGGCGGGGGGCACCTCAAGCGGCCGAGCGGCTCCCGTCAACGGCAGCATCACGGACAGCATGAGGAGGCACGCGAACCAGCAGGCGATCCTCTTCACTTGGTCAAACTTTCCCTGTAACCGGCCACCGACACACCGTACTCGACCAAAAATCCGGAACGCGTTCCACCCCGGTCGGCGTGGTGACCTGCGCCTCGAGCCGGGTCGTGCTCCTGCGACCCGGCTCCGCGCACGGCGGGCGGCCCGGCCGGAGCGACCGGCCGGGCCGCGAAGAGAGCCGTCCTCCTCGGCCGGGCGGGGCAGGGGCGGCGGATGTCGGACAGCCCGCGCCCGGCCTGCTCGGCCCTCAGTCCGGGCGCGGCGCGGGATCGGTGGTGACCGAGCGCAGCAGCGGCGCGCTGAGCGCCCCGGCCCCCAGCACCGCGGTGAACCCGACGCCCACGCAGACGAGCAGGATGACCAGGCCCGTCCACGAGCCGCCGATGGAGGCGAACGGCAGGCCGCACAGGACTCCCGTGCCGATGGCGCCGCCGCCCATCACGGTCAGCGGGATCAGCGTCTCGGCACGGCGCGCGGCGTTCAGCACCCGCAGCGGGGTACCCGCCAGGCGCAGCAGCGCGTACGTCTGCCTGCGATCCAGCACCGACGACGTCGCGGCAATGCCCG
It contains:
- a CDS encoding sulfatase family protein, which produces MKRIACWFACLLMLSVMLPLTGAARPLEVPPADAGTRKQPNIVLIVADDLDSVDLRLFPNIYAQIVRQGATFDNFFTANPWCCPSRSTILRSQYVHSHGVLTNTAPEGGFAAFHEQDLERSTIGTWLQQAGYRTALMGKYLNHYPGAAASPSYVPPGWDEWHVPVKRLYEEYGYTLNENGVLREYGLSAEDYLSDVLTAKAADFIVAGEDPFFLYLTPIAPHRPANPAPRHADAFAGLRAPRTPAFDQEETPDEPAWLRALPRLSEQDIETVDELYRRRLRAMLGVDDMVGALVETLRATGKLDDTYLIFTSDNGFHLGTRRLVMGKTTPYEESIRVPMAVRGPGVEPGITVRELAATVDLGPTLAELAGAQVPAFAEGRSLVPLFDGRADGPWRKRVLIEFYRGQAFEPTRGKPVPPYRALRTERYTYVEYATGDRQLFDLYTDPFQLDNIVTEASPRLVERLARDLERMASCSGAECRTADS
- a CDS encoding FadR/GntR family transcriptional regulator, with translation MGSQDTAPAGRDGRRARAFEDVLAQIERRIAEDGLTVGDRLPGERHLAEQLGVSRASVREALRVLEALGVVSSQVGRGPDAGAVLTARPATTLTDLLRLHLGLSSLSPREVVETRMMIEQWSAGRAAGRAAPEPLARMRAALDGMARAATVEEFVRHDASFHLTIAELSGNRLLAATMRAVRAAVEEHAVRAVRRLGTTEGLMADHHRIYEAIATGDGTAAIAAIAAHLARAYPDTVPHDARGGALPGREAAEEPA
- a CDS encoding (Fe-S)-binding protein; the encoded protein is MRVALFVTCVNDTLYPGTGRATVSLLRRLGCEVEFPVAQSCCGQMHVNTGYRAEGVRLARRFAQVFAGYDAVVVPSGSCTAMIREQYPRLAPLDLPPVYELSEFLVDVLEVTDVGAYFPHRVTYHPTCHSLRGLRLGDRPTRLLERVRGLELVPLPGAEECCGFGGTFALKNPAVSSAMCADKVRGVLDSGAEVLCAADNSCLMHIGGTLRRQRAGVRVMHLAEILAATEESR